Proteins co-encoded in one Carcharodon carcharias isolate sCarCar2 chromosome 7, sCarCar2.pri, whole genome shotgun sequence genomic window:
- the irf8 gene encoding interferon regulatory factor 8 gives MMQGIGMVDKNSTGMRRLKQWLIDQIDSNQYPGLVWDDEQKITFRIPWKHAGKQDYNQEVDASIFKAWAVFKGKYKEGEKAEPATWKTRLRCALNKSPDFEEVTDRSQLDISEPYKVYRIVPEGQQKCKFGSHPNDQGDVTDMDCSPPGSNELMKEVIVDYNAIIKRSHSPPQEDCTSQPQHDWWGRQTIEVTDSSMLYYANSFGPMQPNSGFCQMIITFYYGGVPMSRIPIRRLDGCRITVRHAPITNEAIFGPESMEQVLFPPTKNIMNPRQQQVTNKLLTHLERGVLLLSNNEGIYIKRLCQGRVFWSGPCAPFADRPNKLERDAIVKLFDTKQFLQDLQLYTENPQCVLPNNKVIICFGEEFPDMKPINKKLIIVEIEQVKTKQILQAVLQSRNYDNNIHLQISNETAEDKLSGILHELCMNSYGYPRPAFSENQQIS, from the exons ATGATGCAAGG GATCGGTATGGTCGATAAAAACAGCACCGGCATGCGCCGTCTCAAGCAGTGGTTAATCGATCAGATTGACAGCAATCAATACCCAGGCTTGGTGTGGGATGATGAGCAGAAAATCACCTTTCGGATTCCCTGGAAACACGCCGGGAAACAGGACTACAACCAGGAGGTGGACGCATCGATCTTCAAA GCTTGGGCTGTCTTCAAAGGAAAATACAAAGAAGGTGAGAAGGCAGAGCCTGCCACATGGAAGACAAGGTTGCGCTGTGCACTCAACAAAAGTCCAGATTTTGAAGAAGTGACCGATCGTTCTCAGCTCGATATCTCAGAACCATATAAGGTTTATCGAATTGTTCCTGAAGGACAGCAAAAAT GTAAATTTGGCAGCCACCCCAATGACCAAGGCGATGTCACTGACATGGATTGCAGTCCACCTGGCTCAAATGAACTTATGAAGGAG GTTATTGTGGATTATAATGCCATAATAAAGAGAAGTCATTCTCCACCACAGGAGGACTGTACAAGTCAACCACAGCATGATTGGTGGGGGCGACAAACCATTGAGG TTACAGATTCCTCGATGCTGTATTACGCCAATAGCTTTGGACCCATGCAACCCAATTCAG GGTTTTGCCAAATGATTATCACCTTTTACTATGGAGGAGTTCCAATGTCCCGGATTCCCATACGACGATTAGATGGCTGCAGAATCACCGTACGCCATGCTCCCATCACCAACGAGGCCATATTCGGGCCAGAAAGCATGGAACAGGTTCTGTTCCCCCCCACAAAAAATATCATGAACCCTCGGCAACAACAAGTTACAAATAAACTCTTGACTCACCTTGAGCGTGGGGTGTTGCTACTCAGCAACAACGAGGGCATCTATATCAAAAGGCTCTGCCAAGGCAGGGTTTTCTGGAGCGGCCCCTGTGCGCCTTTTGCTGACAGGCCGAACAAGCTGGAGAGAGATGCGATTGTGAAGCTTTTTGACACAAAGCAGTTTTTGCAAG ATTTGCAACTTTACACAGAGAACCCCCAGTGTGTCCTTCCGAATAACAAAGTGATTATTTGCTTTGGAGAAGAGTTTCCTGACATGAAACCCATCAACAAAAAATTAATTATAGTGGAG ATTGAACAGGTGAAAACAAAGCAGATTTTGCAGGCTGTGCTTCAGTCCAGGAATTACGATAACAATATCCACCTTCAAATTTCCAATGAAACAGCAGAGGACAAATTGTCAGGGATTCTTCATGAACTTTGCATGAATAGTTACGGTTACCCAAGACCTGCCTTCAGCGAAAACCAGCAAATAAGCTGA